The Paracoccaceae bacterium Fryx2 DNA segment CCATGCGGGACGGAGCTGCCGTTGCCTCGAAAGAAGCCAGTGACTGCTTCCATCTCGAAGTAGTCACACGGTCTGGCTCTGTTGCACAAATCCCGTGAGGGATTCATCTTGTGAATCCAGCGTGGTAGCTGGACGGCATGAGCAGACCCATACCCCCCGCCTACAAGACCAGGAACTGGCCCGCCTATAACGAAGCGCTGAAGCGCCGCGGCTCGCTGACGATCTGGTTTGATACCGCCATGATCTGGGAGGCTGCGCCGACAGGTAAGCGCGGCCGACAGCCTGACTATAGCGATGCCGCGATCCAGACCTGCCTGACCATCAAGGTGTTGTTTGGCATGGCGCTCAGACAGACGACTGGCTTCGTCGAAAGCCTGCTGGGGCTCATCGATTTGGATTGGGCTGTGCCCAATTTCAGCACGCTGAGCCGTCGCCAGAAGACCCTGAAGGTCAACATCCCCCACCGCGGCTCGCAAGGCCCGCTGCATCTTCTGATCGATAGCACCGGGATCAAGGTTGAAGGCGAAGGTGAATGGAATGCGCGCAAGCACGGCGGCACCAAACGTCGGGTCTGGCGCAAGATTCACATCGGGATAGACGAGAAAACACTGGAAATCCGCGCAGCCGAGTTCACCACCAGCGATGTCGGTGACGCGCCGATGCTGCCCGAACTGCTCGACCAGATCCCGCCCGATCAGGAGATCGCCAGCGTCACCGCTGATGGCGCCTTCGACACACGCAAGTGTCACGACGCCATCGCCGCCCGCGGTGCGGCCGCCATCATTCCGCCCCGCAAGAACGCCAAGCCATGGAAGCCCGACACCCCCGGGGCAATCGCCCGCAACGAAGCCCTACGCGCGTCGAAACGCTTCGGCCGAACCATCTGGCGACGATGGAGCGGTTATCACCGCCGAAGCCGCGTCGAGACGAAGATGCACTGCGTCAAATTGCTGGGTCAGCGCCTCATGGCGCGGGACTTTGACCGTCAGGTCGCCGAGTTTCAGGTCCGTGTA contains these protein-coding regions:
- a CDS encoding IS5 family transposase, which produces MSRPIPPAYKTRNWPAYNEALKRRGSLTIWFDTAMIWEAAPTGKRGRQPDYSDAAIQTCLTIKVLFGMALRQTTGFVESLLGLIDLDWAVPNFSTLSRRQKTLKVNIPHRGSQGPLHLLIDSTGIKVEGEGEWNARKHGGTKRRVWRKIHIGIDEKTLEIRAAEFTTSDVGDAPMLPELLDQIPPDQEIASVTADGAFDTRKCHDAIAARGAAAIIPPRKNAKPWKPDTPGAIARNEALRASKRFGRTIWRRWSGYHRRSRVETKMHCVKLLGQRLMARDFDRQVAEFQVRVAVLNGFTALGIPVTEAVG